The following proteins come from a genomic window of Larimichthys crocea isolate SSNF chromosome III, L_crocea_2.0, whole genome shotgun sequence:
- the LOC104925557 gene encoding uncharacterized protein C10orf105: MNATEPGSNFIFNTENVTLSNLTTTNTSPTISQPPSYSSDDYDPEFTIMVVLGLSLLLAGLAAFLAVCRPSEQDGDSEASCGPGESLTHGRSRSSEPQLKVWKRLGSYRRSYNLSFRRPPHRRPHEREITHVSQSLAQQTPQPEASTEPHLTMPCLFDYVTEI, encoded by the coding sequence ATGAACGCCACTGAACCAGGGTCCAACTTCATCTTtaacacagaaaatgtcactCTATCCAACCTTACAACCACCAACACTTCTCCCACCATCTCACAGCCCCCATCCTATTCTTCAGATGACTACGACCCAGAATTCACCATCATGGTGGTGCTGGGTTTATCGCTGCTGCTGGCAGGATTAGCAGCATTTCTGGCAGTGTGCCGGCCCTCAGAACAGGATGGGGACTCAGAGGCGAGCTGTGGCCCAGGGGAGAGCTTGACCCATGGAAGAAGCCGGTCCAGTGAGCCCCAGCTCAAGGTGTGGAAGAGACTGGGGTCCTATCGTCGTTCATACAACCTCTCCTTCAGACGACCGCCCCATCGTAGGCCGCATGAGCGAGAGATCACACATGTGTCCCAGTCACTAGCTCAACAGACACCACAGCCAGAAGCCAGTACGGAGCCTCACCTTACTATGCCATGTCTATTTGACTATGTCACGGAAATCTGA
- the vsir gene encoding V-type immunoglobulin domain-containing suppressor of T-cell activation → MEWGLPCRTSLCGLKIMLWVCSVLFSVAGGEMSHAHPTLSVSAPHLHYTCPEGATVKMMCSKRGTALHDTDVLKYTWLFTPHSDQHCTGRAGPRHTTIGTHSHGNHTLPPGMETAAAEQNFWIVLKNVTHADQGRYCCVVLDFQPEHKHATIVQKPHSHVILHVTPRRNGSLDCTFWDPTPPGGSVPVALAVAACILALLSLPLILVLVYKQRQNTHSGRRAQELVRMDSEALGHENPVFLGGSPQTKTRTVSQIMTRQNSETGRHLLSEPGTPLSPPAHGDVFFPIEDTIIESPEFLQV, encoded by the exons ATGGAGTGGGGATTACCTTGCCGGACATCACTTTGCGGACTGAAGATCATGCTTTGGGTTTGCTCGGTTCTGTTTAGCGTAGCTGGAG GTGAGATGTCCCACGCCCACCCCACACTGAGTGTTTCAGCTCCCCACCTGCATTATACCTGTCCTGAAGGTGCAACTGTCAAAATGATGTGCAGCAAGAGAGGTACAGCCCTGCACGATACTGATGTCTTGAAGTACACCTGGCTTTTCACGCCCCATAGTGATCAGCACTGTACAGGACGGGCAGGCCCACGCCATACTACCATTGGTACGCATTCCCATGGCAATCACACCTTGCCACCAGGGATGgaaactgcagctgcagagcagaACTTCTGGATTGTTCTGAAGAATGTGACCCACGCTGACCAGGGTCGCTACTGCTGTGTGGTTCTGGACTTCCAGCCTGAACATAAACACGCGACCATCGTGCAGAAACCCCACAGCCATGTTATTCTGCATGTTACACCAC gGAGAAATGGATCTCTAGATTGTACCTTCTGGGATCCCACACCACCTGGAG GCTCTGTGCCAGTGGCCTTGGCTGTAGCAGCCTGCATCTTAGCtctgctttctctccctcttatcCTGGTGCTTGTGTACAAACAGAGGCAGAACACCCACTCGGGCAGAC GTGCACAAGAGTTGGTGAGGATGGACAG tgaGGCTCTCGGCCATGAAAACCCTGTGTTTCTGGGGGGATCACCACAGACTAAGACCCGTACTGTGTCTCAGATCATGACCCGGCAAAACTCAGAGACAGGCCGCCACCTGTTGTCTGAGCCAGGAACGcccctttctcctcctgcacATGGGGATGTATTCTTCCCAATAGAAG ACACCATCATTGAGTCACCAGAGTTCCTGCAGGTTTAA